TGAAGCTGATCGGCAGCTCGGTGATCCACGTGCACGCCCACGATAACGACGGCCTGAGCGATCTACACCTCGCGCCTGGCGATGGAACCATAGACTGGGACGAGGTCCTAGGCCAGCTTAAGAGGGCTTCGTTTAGCGGGACGCTTGTCTTAGAGACACAAGCTGAGCCTTGGGAGGGGCTTTCACGAATAAGGGAGAGGCTAATTCGCTAAGCCCCACTAGAGGCTAAAGGACGTAGCGTTGCTAAGAGAGCTAACTCAGCTACGCCTATGGAGCCGTCGTGTAGAGCCGTAGCTACTAAGGCCCCCGCTACGCCCACCTTGCTCAAGGAAATTAGGTCAGCTAAGCCCCTGACGCCTCCTCCTACAAGGACGGGTACTTCAGCCGCTTCGACAATCCTCTTAGCGAGCTCTAGATCAGGGCCCTCTTTACTCCCAACTTTCTTAAGCTCTATTACTATGAGCTCAGCTACCCCGAAGCTTGCTAAGGCTCGGGCTACCTCCAAGGTGCTCATGTACCTCAGCCTCGCTGACTTAGTTAGTAGCGAGCCACTGACTAGGTCGATACTAGCAGCCACCCTGCTCCCGCCTACAGCTCTAACTACCTCCTCTAGCTCAGCAAGGTCGTTTAGGGTCTCGGTGCCTACGACGACCTCGTCAACGCCTAAGCTAACTAGCTCTTCAGCTAGGCTTGGGGAGCTAACACCAGCGTCGACGATAAGACGGAGGCCTAGCTTACGCTTAATTTCAGCCACTATCTCTAAGTTGCTCCCCACCCTCTCTATCAGGTCT
Above is a genomic segment from Candidatus Nezhaarchaeota archaeon containing:
- a CDS encoding HisA/HisF-related TIM barrel protein translates to MKLRVIPAVDLRRGLAVHAVRGERDRYEPLRSCLARSPDPLALGRAFKSMGLSELYIADLDLIERVGSNLEIVAEIKRKLGLRLIVDAGVSSPSLAEELVSLGVDEVVVGTETLNDLAELEEVVRAVGGSRVAASIDLVSGSLLTKSARLRYMSTLEVARALASFGVAELIVIELKKVGSKEGPDLELAKRIVEAAEVPVLVGGGVRGLADLISLSKVGVAGALVATALHDGSIGVAELALLATLRPLASSGA